One Vigna unguiculata cultivar IT97K-499-35 chromosome 11, ASM411807v1, whole genome shotgun sequence DNA window includes the following coding sequences:
- the LOC114169200 gene encoding DNA-directed RNA polymerase III subunit 1 isoform X2, with protein sequence MNRGRTEGITFTKEPFMEDAGPRKIKNMKFSTLSDSDISKLGEVQVWKGSYYDSFKKPIHGGLLDPRMGPANKSLGCATCHGNFHDCPGHYGYLNLALPVFNVGYLASIVEILKCICKGCARILLDEDTRKKHLKKMRSTKKNELDKIDFVKVHVIKDCSKVVNCPRCGYINGSVKKLPASLTIVHDCSKCNNNIVEELESTLSRIKDSRTTANVSNRILNPFQVLSLFRKMLDEDCELIYVDERPEKLIITNIIVPPIAIRPSVVMDESLSNENDITERLKNIIQANAVLRQELQESSVSSKLLDGWDILQMEVAQFINSEVRGIPFYMQSTKQLAGFVQRLKGKHGRFRGNLSGKRVEYTGRTVISPDPNLKISEVAIPILMAHILTYPERVTHHNIEKLRQCVRNGPDKYPGARMLRRDGGHSWSLKVLCRKRAADELRIGDIVDRHLEDGDIVLFNRQPSLHRMSIMCHRARIMPWRTLRFNESVCNPYNADFDGDEMNLHVPQTEEARTEAILLMGVQNNLCTPKNGEILVASTQDFLTSSFLITRKDTFYDRSAFTTICSYLGDGLDPIDLPTPAIVKPVELWSGKQLFSLLLRPHANVKVYVNLTVKEKTYTKLDDKKRELKTLCPNDGFVYFRNTELISGQIGKVTLGNGNKDGLFSVLLRDYKAHAAGSCMNRLAKLSARWIGNHGFSIGIDDVQPKEILINKKDETLLEGYKKCDNHIQAFNKGKLELLAGCDAAQTLETRITGVLNGLRDMAGKVCMQTLHWRNSPLIMSQCGSKGSPINISQMVACVGQQSVGGRRAPNGFLDRSLPHFPLNAKTPAAKGFVANSFYTGLSATEFFFHTMGGREGLVDTAVKTADTGYMSRQLMKSMEDLFLHYDYTVRNAGGSIVQFCYGDDGMDPSGMEGKNGKPLNFERMLLKSKAICPIKDDDEILSSSNVCKVVQEKLSEFGVSREVEKGVLEVGFSADFVESLQSFINGSTKLTEEAFSDDHSQILKNFGQRISGITRRQLEVFLNICLSRYHLKKMDAGAPVGATGAHSIGEPGTQMTLKTFHFAGVASMNVTLGVPRVKEIMNGNKKISTPIITAILEKDDSANTARIVKGRIEKTNLGQVAKSIKVVLTSRIASVVITLDMERIQDAHLNIDANIVKESILQTKKAKLKPEHIKILDIKKLRVVPQDADRSKLHFQLHYLKNLLPTVVVKGIKTADRVVISKEEDKITKAEKFKLLVEGMGFREVMGVEGVEGRKTLSNHILEVRDTLGIEAARECIVKEIKYTMVDTHGMNIDTRHMMLLADVMTATGHILGINRFGISKMGKSVLMLASFERTADILFQASVRGRDDSIGGVSESIIMGIPITIGTGMIKVKQR encoded by the exons ATGAATAGGGGGAGAACTGAAGGCATAACCTTTACGAAAGAACCTTTCATGGAAGATGCAGGGCCTCGGAAGAT AAAGAACATGAAGTTCTCCACGTTATCAGATTCGGACATAAGCAAACTTGGTGAAGTTCAAGTGTGGAAAGGTTCCTACTATGATTCTTTTAAGAAACCTATCCATGGTGGCTTGTTGGATCCTCGCATG GGTCCTGCTAATAAGAGTCTTGGCTGTGCTACATGCCATGGGAATTTTCACGACTGCCCAGGACACTATGGATACTTAAACCTTGCCCTTCCTGTTTTCAATGTTGGATATTTAGCTAGCATTGTGGAAATACTGAAGTGCATTTGTAAG GGTTGTGCTCGGATTCTCCTTGACGAAGATACCCGTAAAAAACATTTGAAGAAAATGAGAAGTACCAAAAAGAATGAGCTGGATAAGATTGATTTTGTGAAAGTTCATGTAATTAAAGATTGTAGCAAAGTTGTGAATTGCCCTAGATGCGGATATATCAACG GTTCAGTGAAGAAGCTTCCAGCTTCACTGACTATCGTGCATGATTGTTCAAAATGTAACAATAATATTGTTGAAGAGCTCGAATCCACACTTTCTCGTATAAAAGACTCTAGGACAACCGCTAATGTGTCTAATCGAATTCTTAATCCTTTCCAAGTTCTTTCGCTGTTTAGAAAGATGCTTGACGAG GACTGTGAATTAATTTATGTAGATGAAAGACCAGAGAAACTCATAATAACAAACATTATTGTGCCACCTATAGCTATTCGACCTTCAGTTGTAATGGATGAATCACTGAG CAATGAAAATGACATAACTGAGAGGCTAAAGAACATAATCCAAGCAAATGCTGTTTTGCGCCAGGAATTACAAGAATCAAGTGTTTCATCCAAACTTctg GATGGTTGGGATATCCTTCAAATGGAAGTTGCTCAATTCATAAATAGTGAAGTTCGAGGGATACCATTCTATATGCAATCAACCAAGCAATTGGCTGGTTTTGTTCAGCGCTTGAAAGGTAAACATGGACGTTTCCGTGGCAACTTATCTGGAAAACGTGTTGAATATACAGGCAGAACAGTTATTTCTCCAGATCCTAATCTGAAGATTTCTGAG GTTGCAATACCCATCCTGATGGCTCATATACTGACTTATCCTGAGCGTGTTACGCACCACAACATAGAGAAGTTGAGACAATGTGTGAGAAATGGTCCTGATAAGTATCCTGGTGCAAGAATGCTTAGACGTGATGGAGGTCACTCATG GTCCTTAAAAGTTCTTTGTAGGAAGCGTGCTGCAGATGAATTAAGGATTGGTGATATTGTTGATCGCCATTTAGAAGATGGAGACATTGTTCTTTTCAATAGACAACCAAGCCTACATCGGATGTCTATAATGTGTCACAGG GCAAGGATTATGCCTTGGAGAACTTTAAGATTCAATGAGTCTGTATGTAACCCATATAATGCTGACTTTGATGGTGACGAGATGAACTTACATGTCCCACAAACTGAGGAGGCTCGGACAGAGGCTATTTTGTTGATGGGG GTGCAAAACAATTTATGCACACCAAAAAATGGCGAGATTCTGGTTGCTTCTACTCAAGACTTTTTAACCTCTTCCTTTCTCATAACCAGAAAAGATACATTTTATGACCGTTCTGCTTTTACAACTATTTGCTCTTACTTAGGTGATGGCTTGGATCCTATTGATTTGCCAACTCCTGCAATTGTTAAG CCCGTTGAACTTTGGAGTGGGAAGCAGTTATTTAGCCTTCTTCTGCGCCCACATGCAAATGTAAAAGTCTATGTGAATCTTACTGTTAAGGAGAAAACATACACAAAGCTTGATGACAAGAAAAGAGAATTAAAAACATTGTGCCCAAATGATGGGTTTGTTTATTTTCGTAATACTGAGTTGATCTCAGGCCAAATTGGAAAGGTTACTTTAG GAAATGGCAATAAGGATGGACTGTTCTCTGTGCTACTGAGAGACTATAAAGCACATGCAGCTGGGTCTTGCATGAATCGTTTAGCTAAATTGAG TGCACGATGGATTGGTAATCATGGATTCTCCATAGGCATTGATGATGTCCAACCAAAAGAGATACTGATTAACAAGAAAGATGAAACACTTTTAGAAGGTTATAAGAAATGTGATAATCACATTCAAGCTTTCAATAAAGGAAAACTAGAACTCTTAGCTGGTTGTGATGCTGCTCAAACATTAGAGACTCGGATTACTGGGGTATTAAATGGACTGCGTGATATGGCAGGGAAG GTTTGCATGCAAACCCTTCACTGGAGAAATAGTCCATTGATCATGTCACAGTGTGGATCCAAAGGATCTCCTATTAATATCAGTCAGATGGTTGCTTGTGTTGGTCAACAGTCAGTTGGTGGTCGTCGTGCACCTAATGGGTTCCTGGATCGGAGCCTTCCTCATTTCCCTCTAAATGCAAAAACCCCTGCT GCCAAAGGTTTTGTTGCTAATTCATTTTACACTGGATTGTCAGCTACTGAGTTTTTCTTCCACACGATGGGAGGGCGAGAAGGGCTTGTTGATACAGCA GTTAAAACTGCAGACACTGGATATATGTCTCGTCAATTAATGAAATCCATGGAGGATTTGTTTTTACATTATGATTACACTGTAAGAAATGCCGGTGGTTCTATTGTTCAATTTTGCTATGGAGATGATGGCATGGATCCATCAGGCATGGAAGGAAAAAATGGAAAACCATTAAATTTTGAGCGAATGCTTCTTAAAAGCAAG GCCATATGTCCCATTAAGGACGATGATGAAATTTTATCTTCCTCAAATGTGTGCAAAGTAGTGCAAGAGAAGCTGTCAGAATTTGGTGTGTCTAGGGAAGTGGAAAAAGGGGTTTTAGAGGTGGGCTTCTCTGCAGATTTTGTAGAGTCTCTACAGTCCTTTATTAACGGTAGTACCAAATTAACGGAAGAAGCTTTCTCTGATGACCATTCCCAAATCCTAAAAAATTTTGGGCAGAGAATATCTGGGATCACTCGTAGACAACTAGAG gtttttttgaatatttgtcTATCTcgttatcatttaaaaaaaatggatgcTGGAGCTCCTGTGGGTGCAACTGGAGCTCATAGTATTGGAGAGCCTGGGACCCAGATGACTTTAAAAACTTTCCACTTTGCTGGAGTTGCAAGCATGA ATGTCACTCTTGGAGTTCCACGTGTTAAAGAAATAATGAATGGAAACAAGAAAATCAGCACACCAATTATCACAGCAATACTTGAGAAAGATGACAGTGCAAATACAGCAAGAATAGTTAAAGGTCGAATAGAAAAAACAAACTTGGGTCAG GTTGCGAAGAGTATAAAAGTTGTTTTGACTTCAAGAATAGCGTCAGTTGTTATCACCCTTGACATGGAAAGAATCCAGGACGCACATCTAAATATAGATGCTAATATTGTTAAAGAATCAATTTTACAAACTAAAAAGGCAAAACTGAAGCCAGAG CACATCAagattttagatattaaaaagcTTCGAGTTGTTCCCCAAGATGCCGATAGAAGTAAATTGCATTTTCAGCTTCATTATCTAAAAAATTTGCTTCCAACAGTTGTAGTAAAG GGAATTAAAACTGCTGATCGAGTTGTTATCAgtaaagaagaagataaaatcACCAAGGCTGAAAAGTTCAAATTACTGGTAGAAGG CATGGGCTTTCGAGAGGTTATGGGAGTGGAAGGGGTTGAAGGACGTAAAACTCTTAGTAATCATATTCTTGAAGTGCGGGACACCCTGGGAATTGAAGCTGCCAGAGAGTGTATTGTTAAGGAGATAAAGTATACCATGGTGGATACACATGGAATGAATATTGACACACGGCATATGATGCTTCTAGCAGATGTGATGACTGCCACA GGTCATATCCTCGGAATAAATAGATTTGGAATTTCAAAGATGGGTAAAAGTGTATTAATGCTTGCATCATTCGAGAGGACAGCAGATATTCTTTTCCAGGCATCTGTACGTGGGAGGGATGATTCAATTGGTGGAGTAAGTGAATCCATAATCATGGGTATACCAATTACAATAGGTACTGGAATGATCAAGGTCAAACAAAGGTGA
- the LOC114169200 gene encoding DNA-directed RNA polymerase III subunit 1 isoform X1 encodes MNRGRTEGITFTKEPFMEDAGPRKIKNMKFSTLSDSDISKLGEVQVWKGSYYDSFKKPIHGGLLDPRMGPANKSLGCATCHGNFHDCPGHYGYLNLALPVFNVGYLASIVEILKCICKGCARILLDEDTRKKHLKKMRSTKKNELDKIDFVKVHVIKDCSKVVNCPRCGYINGSVKKLPASLTIVHDCSKCNNNIVEELESTLSRIKDSRTTANVSNRILNPFQVLSLFRKMLDEDCELIYVDERPEKLIITNIIVPPIAIRPSVVMDESLSNENDITERLKNIIQANAVLRQELQESSVSSKLLDGWDILQMEVAQFINSEVRGIPFYMQSTKQLAGFVQRLKGKHGRFRGNLSGKRVEYTGRTVISPDPNLKISEVAIPILMAHILTYPERVTHHNIEKLRQCVRNGPDKYPGARMLRRDGGHSWSLKVLCRKRAADELRIGDIVDRHLEDGDIVLFNRQPSLHRMSIMCHRARIMPWRTLRFNESVCNPYNADFDGDEMNLHVPQTEEARTEAILLMGVQNNLCTPKNGEILVASTQDFLTSSFLITRKDTFYDRSAFTTICSYLGDGLDPIDLPTPAIVKPVELWSGKQLFSLLLRPHANVKVYVNLTVKEKTYTKLDDKKRELKTLCPNDGFVYFRNTELISGQIGKVTLGNGNKDGLFSVLLRDYKAHAAGSCMNRLAKLSARWIGNHGFSIGIDDVQPKEILINKKDETLLEGYKKCDNHIQAFNKGKLELLAGCDAAQTLETRITGVLNGLRDMAGKVCMQTLHWRNSPLIMSQCGSKGSPINISQMVACVGQQSVGGRRAPNGFLDRSLPHFPLNAKTPAAKGFVANSFYTGLSATEFFFHTMGGREGLVDTAVKTADTGYMSRQLMKSMEDLFLHYDYTVRNAGGSIVQFCYGDDGMDPSGMEGKNGKPLNFERMLLKSKAICPIKDDDEILSSSNVCKVVQEKLSEFGVSREVEKGVLEVGFSADFVESLQSFINGSTKLTEEAFSDDHSQILKNFGQRISGITRRQLEVFLNICLSRYHLKKMDAGAPVGATGAHSIGEPGTQMTLKTFHFAGVASMNVTLGVPRVKEIMNGNKKISTPIITAILEKDDSANTARIVKGRIEKTNLGQVAKSIKVVLTSRIASVVITLDMERIQDAHLNIDANIVKESILQTKKAKLKPEHIKILDIKKLRVVPQDADRSKLHFQLHYLKNLLPTVVVKGIKTADRVVISKEEDKITKAEKFKLLVEGMGFREVMGVEGVEGRKTLSNHILEVRDTLGIEAARECIVKEIKYTMVDTHGMNIDTRHMMLLADVMTATGHILGINRFGISKMGKSVLMLASFERTADILFQASVRGRDDSIGGVSESIIMGIPITIGTGMIKVKQRLDPPELLHGASPILS; translated from the exons ATGAATAGGGGGAGAACTGAAGGCATAACCTTTACGAAAGAACCTTTCATGGAAGATGCAGGGCCTCGGAAGAT AAAGAACATGAAGTTCTCCACGTTATCAGATTCGGACATAAGCAAACTTGGTGAAGTTCAAGTGTGGAAAGGTTCCTACTATGATTCTTTTAAGAAACCTATCCATGGTGGCTTGTTGGATCCTCGCATG GGTCCTGCTAATAAGAGTCTTGGCTGTGCTACATGCCATGGGAATTTTCACGACTGCCCAGGACACTATGGATACTTAAACCTTGCCCTTCCTGTTTTCAATGTTGGATATTTAGCTAGCATTGTGGAAATACTGAAGTGCATTTGTAAG GGTTGTGCTCGGATTCTCCTTGACGAAGATACCCGTAAAAAACATTTGAAGAAAATGAGAAGTACCAAAAAGAATGAGCTGGATAAGATTGATTTTGTGAAAGTTCATGTAATTAAAGATTGTAGCAAAGTTGTGAATTGCCCTAGATGCGGATATATCAACG GTTCAGTGAAGAAGCTTCCAGCTTCACTGACTATCGTGCATGATTGTTCAAAATGTAACAATAATATTGTTGAAGAGCTCGAATCCACACTTTCTCGTATAAAAGACTCTAGGACAACCGCTAATGTGTCTAATCGAATTCTTAATCCTTTCCAAGTTCTTTCGCTGTTTAGAAAGATGCTTGACGAG GACTGTGAATTAATTTATGTAGATGAAAGACCAGAGAAACTCATAATAACAAACATTATTGTGCCACCTATAGCTATTCGACCTTCAGTTGTAATGGATGAATCACTGAG CAATGAAAATGACATAACTGAGAGGCTAAAGAACATAATCCAAGCAAATGCTGTTTTGCGCCAGGAATTACAAGAATCAAGTGTTTCATCCAAACTTctg GATGGTTGGGATATCCTTCAAATGGAAGTTGCTCAATTCATAAATAGTGAAGTTCGAGGGATACCATTCTATATGCAATCAACCAAGCAATTGGCTGGTTTTGTTCAGCGCTTGAAAGGTAAACATGGACGTTTCCGTGGCAACTTATCTGGAAAACGTGTTGAATATACAGGCAGAACAGTTATTTCTCCAGATCCTAATCTGAAGATTTCTGAG GTTGCAATACCCATCCTGATGGCTCATATACTGACTTATCCTGAGCGTGTTACGCACCACAACATAGAGAAGTTGAGACAATGTGTGAGAAATGGTCCTGATAAGTATCCTGGTGCAAGAATGCTTAGACGTGATGGAGGTCACTCATG GTCCTTAAAAGTTCTTTGTAGGAAGCGTGCTGCAGATGAATTAAGGATTGGTGATATTGTTGATCGCCATTTAGAAGATGGAGACATTGTTCTTTTCAATAGACAACCAAGCCTACATCGGATGTCTATAATGTGTCACAGG GCAAGGATTATGCCTTGGAGAACTTTAAGATTCAATGAGTCTGTATGTAACCCATATAATGCTGACTTTGATGGTGACGAGATGAACTTACATGTCCCACAAACTGAGGAGGCTCGGACAGAGGCTATTTTGTTGATGGGG GTGCAAAACAATTTATGCACACCAAAAAATGGCGAGATTCTGGTTGCTTCTACTCAAGACTTTTTAACCTCTTCCTTTCTCATAACCAGAAAAGATACATTTTATGACCGTTCTGCTTTTACAACTATTTGCTCTTACTTAGGTGATGGCTTGGATCCTATTGATTTGCCAACTCCTGCAATTGTTAAG CCCGTTGAACTTTGGAGTGGGAAGCAGTTATTTAGCCTTCTTCTGCGCCCACATGCAAATGTAAAAGTCTATGTGAATCTTACTGTTAAGGAGAAAACATACACAAAGCTTGATGACAAGAAAAGAGAATTAAAAACATTGTGCCCAAATGATGGGTTTGTTTATTTTCGTAATACTGAGTTGATCTCAGGCCAAATTGGAAAGGTTACTTTAG GAAATGGCAATAAGGATGGACTGTTCTCTGTGCTACTGAGAGACTATAAAGCACATGCAGCTGGGTCTTGCATGAATCGTTTAGCTAAATTGAG TGCACGATGGATTGGTAATCATGGATTCTCCATAGGCATTGATGATGTCCAACCAAAAGAGATACTGATTAACAAGAAAGATGAAACACTTTTAGAAGGTTATAAGAAATGTGATAATCACATTCAAGCTTTCAATAAAGGAAAACTAGAACTCTTAGCTGGTTGTGATGCTGCTCAAACATTAGAGACTCGGATTACTGGGGTATTAAATGGACTGCGTGATATGGCAGGGAAG GTTTGCATGCAAACCCTTCACTGGAGAAATAGTCCATTGATCATGTCACAGTGTGGATCCAAAGGATCTCCTATTAATATCAGTCAGATGGTTGCTTGTGTTGGTCAACAGTCAGTTGGTGGTCGTCGTGCACCTAATGGGTTCCTGGATCGGAGCCTTCCTCATTTCCCTCTAAATGCAAAAACCCCTGCT GCCAAAGGTTTTGTTGCTAATTCATTTTACACTGGATTGTCAGCTACTGAGTTTTTCTTCCACACGATGGGAGGGCGAGAAGGGCTTGTTGATACAGCA GTTAAAACTGCAGACACTGGATATATGTCTCGTCAATTAATGAAATCCATGGAGGATTTGTTTTTACATTATGATTACACTGTAAGAAATGCCGGTGGTTCTATTGTTCAATTTTGCTATGGAGATGATGGCATGGATCCATCAGGCATGGAAGGAAAAAATGGAAAACCATTAAATTTTGAGCGAATGCTTCTTAAAAGCAAG GCCATATGTCCCATTAAGGACGATGATGAAATTTTATCTTCCTCAAATGTGTGCAAAGTAGTGCAAGAGAAGCTGTCAGAATTTGGTGTGTCTAGGGAAGTGGAAAAAGGGGTTTTAGAGGTGGGCTTCTCTGCAGATTTTGTAGAGTCTCTACAGTCCTTTATTAACGGTAGTACCAAATTAACGGAAGAAGCTTTCTCTGATGACCATTCCCAAATCCTAAAAAATTTTGGGCAGAGAATATCTGGGATCACTCGTAGACAACTAGAG gtttttttgaatatttgtcTATCTcgttatcatttaaaaaaaatggatgcTGGAGCTCCTGTGGGTGCAACTGGAGCTCATAGTATTGGAGAGCCTGGGACCCAGATGACTTTAAAAACTTTCCACTTTGCTGGAGTTGCAAGCATGA ATGTCACTCTTGGAGTTCCACGTGTTAAAGAAATAATGAATGGAAACAAGAAAATCAGCACACCAATTATCACAGCAATACTTGAGAAAGATGACAGTGCAAATACAGCAAGAATAGTTAAAGGTCGAATAGAAAAAACAAACTTGGGTCAG GTTGCGAAGAGTATAAAAGTTGTTTTGACTTCAAGAATAGCGTCAGTTGTTATCACCCTTGACATGGAAAGAATCCAGGACGCACATCTAAATATAGATGCTAATATTGTTAAAGAATCAATTTTACAAACTAAAAAGGCAAAACTGAAGCCAGAG CACATCAagattttagatattaaaaagcTTCGAGTTGTTCCCCAAGATGCCGATAGAAGTAAATTGCATTTTCAGCTTCATTATCTAAAAAATTTGCTTCCAACAGTTGTAGTAAAG GGAATTAAAACTGCTGATCGAGTTGTTATCAgtaaagaagaagataaaatcACCAAGGCTGAAAAGTTCAAATTACTGGTAGAAGG CATGGGCTTTCGAGAGGTTATGGGAGTGGAAGGGGTTGAAGGACGTAAAACTCTTAGTAATCATATTCTTGAAGTGCGGGACACCCTGGGAATTGAAGCTGCCAGAGAGTGTATTGTTAAGGAGATAAAGTATACCATGGTGGATACACATGGAATGAATATTGACACACGGCATATGATGCTTCTAGCAGATGTGATGACTGCCACA GGTCATATCCTCGGAATAAATAGATTTGGAATTTCAAAGATGGGTAAAAGTGTATTAATGCTTGCATCATTCGAGAGGACAGCAGATATTCTTTTCCAGGCATCTGTACGTGGGAGGGATGATTCAATTGGTGGAGTAAGTGAATCCATAATCATGGGTATACCAATTACAATAGGTACTGGAATGATCAAGGTCAAACAAAG GTTGGATCCTCCAGAGTTGCTTCATGGAGCCAGTCCTATTTTGTCTTGA